A single genomic interval of Variovorax sp. PMC12 harbors:
- a CDS encoding Imm1 family immunity protein, producing the protein MIEIMLNGRSLEAASLEQLDVYFDLVNAVPQFELWVSVLEGPSMCMLRNGQSAWLMYLRGSGDSGFRSCGEPGRLGDENFVLNNGQVDEYPLSWCIDLEQCYKAIAYFYLNDGARPECITWHEE; encoded by the coding sequence GTGATCGAAATCATGCTCAATGGCCGTTCTCTGGAGGCAGCCTCGCTCGAGCAACTGGATGTTTACTTTGACTTGGTCAACGCCGTTCCACAGTTCGAGCTGTGGGTGTCAGTGCTGGAGGGCCCGTCGATGTGCATGCTGCGCAATGGCCAGAGCGCTTGGCTGATGTACCTTCGAGGATCAGGTGACAGTGGCTTCAGATCGTGTGGTGAGCCAGGCCGACTCGGGGACGAGAATTTCGTGTTGAATAACGGACAGGTTGATGAGTACCCGCTGTCGTGGTGCATTGATCTTGAGCAGTGCTACAAGGCTATCGCCTACTTCTATCTGAACGATGGCGCGAGGCCCGAATGCATCACGTGGCATGAGGAATAG
- a CDS encoding SDR family oxidoreductase → MNFDLQLQGQRALVTGGTKGLGAALVKGLREVGVQVMTSARAAPENPLEGVTYVQTDLATGEGVTELARAVKQRWGGVDILINSVGGSSAPAGGFAALDDAVWFNEFNLNFMSAVRLDRALLPAMLAKGAGVVLHVTSIQRVLPLPESTTAYAAAKGALSTYSKSLSKEVAPKGVRVLRVSPGWIETEASIVFAQRMGAEAGTDYEGGKKMVMDWLGGIPVGRPATPTEVADLITFLVSPRAGSVSGSEHVIDGGTVPTV, encoded by the coding sequence ATGAACTTCGACCTCCAACTGCAAGGGCAGCGTGCCCTGGTCACGGGCGGCACCAAGGGTCTGGGTGCTGCACTCGTTAAGGGTCTCCGAGAGGTCGGCGTGCAGGTCATGACCAGTGCGCGCGCTGCACCAGAGAATCCGCTGGAAGGAGTGACCTACGTCCAGACCGACCTCGCGACCGGGGAAGGAGTGACCGAGCTGGCGCGCGCGGTGAAGCAGCGTTGGGGCGGTGTCGATATCCTGATCAACTCCGTGGGCGGTTCGAGCGCGCCAGCAGGCGGGTTTGCCGCACTCGATGATGCGGTATGGTTCAACGAGTTCAACCTGAACTTCATGTCCGCAGTTCGTCTTGACCGTGCGTTGCTGCCGGCGATGTTGGCCAAAGGAGCAGGCGTCGTGCTCCATGTGACCTCAATCCAGCGTGTGCTTCCGCTTCCAGAATCGACCACCGCCTACGCGGCTGCCAAGGGTGCCCTTTCGACCTACAGTAAGTCCTTGTCGAAGGAGGTCGCGCCCAAAGGTGTCCGCGTTCTGCGCGTCTCACCCGGCTGGATTGAAACGGAAGCGTCGATCGTGTTCGCCCAGCGAATGGGTGCTGAAGCAGGGACCGACTACGAAGGTGGGAAGAAGATGGTCATGGACTGGCTAGGCGGAATTCCGGTCGGGCGGCCTGCCACGCCGACGGAGGTCGCAGACCTGATCACCTTCCTGGTGTCGCCGCGCGCGGGATCGGTGTCGGGCTCGGAACACGTGATTGATGGCGGAACAGTCCCGACTGTATAG
- a CDS encoding nuclear transport factor 2 family protein — MNSLTLPEPIAAYFAAEHKPEALARCFTAQAVMKDDGHTYAGVDAIKAFIAEASAKYSATSMPFALEREDDFQIVRAKVTGNFPGSPIDLSYRFRLERGLIASLEITA, encoded by the coding sequence ATGAACAGCTTGACCCTTCCTGAGCCCATTGCCGCTTACTTCGCGGCCGAGCACAAACCCGAAGCTCTTGCGCGTTGCTTCACAGCGCAAGCCGTCATGAAAGACGACGGCCACACCTACGCGGGCGTTGATGCCATCAAGGCCTTCATCGCTGAGGCGTCCGCCAAGTACAGCGCCACAAGCATGCCGTTTGCATTGGAGCGTGAGGATGACTTCCAGATTGTCCGCGCCAAGGTCACTGGCAACTTCCCCGGTAGCCCCATCGATCTGTCGTACCGGTTTCGCCTGGAACGCGGCCTGATCGCATCGCTGGAGATCACGGCATGA
- a CDS encoding LysR family transcriptional regulator, translated as MRGSEFAELKAFAAVVERASFARAAEHLGLSPSALSQTIRQLESRIGARLLNRTTRSVAPSASGELLYRRIAPLFREMTAAVAEASEAAGHTRGTLRINTLGIAARTIIAPRLPRFHLAYPDVVLDIVVDDALVDIVGGRFDAGIRVGGRLEKDMIAVRLTPDLNMVAVASPDYLARRGTPKKPEELHQHACINWRLQIDGRYYRWEFEKRGKRLEVPVDGPVVTNHADIGLAAALNGLGIAYHFEQDGVGELLAQGRLVQVLADWSISRPGLFLYYPNRQHRPALLGAFIDCLLDKDWA; from the coding sequence ATGCGAGGGTCTGAATTTGCGGAGCTGAAAGCCTTCGCTGCAGTGGTCGAGCGGGCAAGCTTTGCCCGGGCCGCTGAGCATCTGGGCCTGTCGCCTTCCGCACTCAGCCAGACCATCCGCCAACTCGAAAGCCGGATCGGTGCTCGACTTTTGAATCGCACGACACGAAGCGTCGCACCCTCGGCAAGTGGCGAATTGCTCTACCGGCGCATCGCACCGTTGTTCCGCGAGATGACGGCCGCGGTCGCTGAGGCTAGCGAAGCCGCCGGCCATACACGTGGCACGCTTCGTATCAACACGCTGGGTATTGCGGCGAGAACCATCATCGCGCCCAGGCTTCCACGCTTTCATCTGGCGTACCCTGACGTGGTACTCGACATCGTGGTCGATGACGCGCTGGTCGATATCGTCGGCGGCCGATTTGACGCCGGCATTCGCGTGGGCGGACGGCTCGAGAAAGACATGATTGCCGTGCGTCTCACGCCAGACCTGAACATGGTCGCCGTGGCGTCGCCCGATTACCTCGCGCGGCGAGGCACACCCAAAAAGCCCGAAGAGTTGCATCAGCACGCGTGCATCAACTGGCGACTCCAGATAGACGGCAGGTACTACCGCTGGGAGTTCGAGAAAAGGGGAAAGCGTCTCGAAGTGCCGGTAGACGGTCCTGTTGTCACCAACCACGCTGACATAGGCCTTGCTGCTGCGCTCAATGGGCTAGGCATTGCCTATCACTTCGAGCAGGACGGCGTGGGTGAGCTATTGGCGCAAGGACGGTTGGTCCAGGTCCTCGCGGACTGGTCAATCTCCCGGCCCGGACTGTTTCTCTACTACCCCAACAGGCAGCACCGCCCAGCCCTGCTGGGTGCCTTCATCGACTGCCTGTTAGACAAAGATTGGGCATGA
- a CDS encoding acyl-CoA dehydrogenase gives MSYTAPIKDMLFDIEHLANIGEIAKLPGFEEAGLETAQAVLEECARFNQDVVAPLNIAGDRNPSSFKHGAVTTTPGFKEAFAQYVSGGWQGLQHPADFGGQGLPKTIGAACGEMLNSANMSFALCPLLSDGAIEALLTAGSDELKAVYLEKLVSGQWTGTMNLTEPQAGSDLAMVRSRAEPQPDGTYKVFGTKIFITYGEHDMAENIVHLVLARVTGAPEGVKGISLFVVPKFLVNKDGSLGERNDVHCVSIEHKMGIKASPTAVLQYGDHGGAVGYLVGQENRGLEYMFIMMNSARYAVGMQGIAIAERAYQHAVAYAKDRVQSRPVDGSINASAPIIHHPDVKRMLMTMRAYTEGCRAMASVAAAAYDAAHHHPDADARKQNQAFYEFMVPLVKGYSTEMSLEVTSLGVQVHGGMGFIEETGAAQYYRDAKILTIYEGTTAIQANDLVGRKTARDGGQTAKAIAAQIEKTEAELAKSDNPAAVAVLKRLKAARLAFVEVVDFVAGQTKASPNAVFAGSVPYLMLAGNLVAGWQLARSLIIAQDLASRSFDTDFMLAKVATARFYAEHILNKVPGMRDSIVDGAESVNALPTLMY, from the coding sequence ATGAGCTACACCGCCCCCATCAAGGACATGCTGTTCGACATCGAGCACCTGGCCAACATCGGCGAGATCGCCAAGCTGCCCGGCTTCGAGGAGGCCGGCCTCGAAACCGCGCAGGCCGTGCTCGAGGAGTGCGCCCGGTTCAACCAGGACGTGGTGGCGCCGCTGAACATCGCGGGCGACCGCAACCCCTCGTCGTTCAAGCATGGTGCCGTCACCACCACGCCGGGCTTCAAGGAAGCCTTTGCGCAGTACGTGTCGGGCGGCTGGCAGGGCCTGCAGCATCCGGCTGACTTCGGCGGCCAGGGCCTGCCCAAGACCATCGGCGCGGCCTGCGGCGAGATGCTGAACTCGGCCAACATGAGCTTCGCGCTGTGCCCGCTGCTGAGCGACGGCGCCATCGAGGCGCTGCTCACGGCCGGCTCCGACGAGCTGAAGGCGGTGTATCTCGAAAAGCTCGTGAGCGGCCAGTGGACCGGCACGATGAACCTCACCGAGCCGCAGGCCGGCAGCGACCTCGCCATGGTGCGCAGCCGCGCGGAGCCGCAGCCCGACGGCACCTACAAGGTGTTCGGCACCAAGATCTTCATCACCTACGGTGAGCACGACATGGCCGAGAACATCGTGCACCTGGTGCTCGCGCGCGTGACCGGCGCGCCCGAAGGCGTGAAGGGCATCAGCCTGTTCGTGGTGCCCAAGTTCCTCGTGAACAAGGACGGCTCCCTGGGCGAGCGCAACGATGTGCACTGCGTGAGCATCGAGCACAAGATGGGCATCAAGGCATCGCCCACCGCGGTGCTGCAGTACGGCGACCATGGCGGCGCTGTCGGCTATCTCGTAGGCCAGGAGAACCGCGGCCTGGAGTACATGTTCATCATGATGAACTCCGCGCGCTACGCCGTGGGCATGCAGGGCATCGCGATTGCCGAGCGCGCCTACCAGCACGCCGTGGCCTACGCGAAAGACCGCGTGCAGAGCCGCCCGGTCGACGGCTCCATCAACGCCAGCGCACCGATCATTCACCACCCTGACGTCAAGCGCATGCTGATGACGATGCGCGCCTACACCGAAGGCTGCCGCGCGATGGCCAGCGTGGCCGCCGCCGCCTACGACGCGGCGCACCACCATCCCGATGCCGACGCGCGCAAGCAGAACCAGGCCTTCTATGAATTCATGGTGCCGCTGGTCAAGGGCTACAGCACCGAGATGAGCCTGGAAGTGACATCGCTCGGCGTGCAGGTGCACGGCGGCATGGGCTTCATCGAGGAGACCGGCGCCGCGCAGTACTACCGCGACGCGAAGATCCTCACCATCTACGAAGGCACCACCGCGATCCAGGCCAACGACCTCGTGGGCCGCAAGACCGCGCGCGACGGCGGCCAGACCGCCAAGGCGATTGCCGCGCAGATCGAGAAGACCGAAGCCGAGCTGGCCAAGAGCGACAACCCCGCCGCGGTTGCCGTGCTCAAGCGCCTGAAGGCCGCGCGCCTGGCGTTCGTCGAAGTGGTCGACTTCGTGGCCGGGCAGACCAAGGCATCGCCCAACGCCGTGTTCGCCGGCAGCGTGCCCTACCTGATGCTCGCGGGCAACCTGGTGGCCGGCTGGCAGCTCGCGCGCTCGCTGATCATTGCGCAGGACTTGGCCTCGCGCAGCTTCGACACCGACTTCATGCTGGCCAAGGTAGCCACCGCGCGCTTCTACGCCGAGCACATCCTGAACAAGGTGCCGGGCATGCGCGACAGCATCGTCGACGGCGCCGAGAGTGTGAATGCGCTGCCAACCCTCATGTACTAG
- a CDS encoding MarR family winged helix-turn-helix transcriptional regulator has product MMTKRSPAQKKMVGSADVAKHPILEPFNPLRQVMWRRPGFLIRRLTQIGQAIFFDLCKSESITPLQVGMLTALSMNPWLDQKAIGRELSLDRTTTAEVLKRLGDKGLVETRVNPDDRRSRLSVITTDGLNLINDLQESIHRSQELLIEPLSPEDRAEFMRLLAQLVDAHEKKEKMEKEIGAG; this is encoded by the coding sequence ATGATGACAAAGCGTTCCCCCGCTCAAAAAAAGATGGTCGGCTCAGCCGATGTGGCAAAGCATCCGATCCTGGAGCCGTTCAATCCATTGCGCCAGGTCATGTGGCGCCGGCCGGGTTTCCTCATCCGCAGGCTGACGCAGATCGGACAGGCGATCTTCTTCGATCTCTGCAAGTCGGAAAGCATCACACCGCTTCAGGTCGGCATGCTGACGGCGCTTTCGATGAACCCCTGGCTGGATCAGAAAGCGATCGGTCGGGAACTGTCGCTCGACCGCACGACGACTGCAGAAGTGCTCAAACGTCTTGGTGACAAGGGCTTGGTTGAAACCCGCGTCAATCCGGACGATCGCCGGTCAAGACTCTCGGTGATCACGACGGATGGGCTCAACCTGATCAACGATCTGCAGGAAAGCATTCACCGCTCCCAGGAGTTGCTGATTGAACCGCTGTCGCCCGAAGATCGCGCCGAGTTCATGAGGCTTCTGGCACAGCTCGTCGATGCGCATGAAAAGAAGGAAAAGATGGAAAAAGAAATTGGAGCCGGCTGA
- a CDS encoding alpha/beta fold hydrolase, whose amino-acid sequence MSSFLLGYHVRANGVRLHLLRYGGQGPRLLLLPGITSPAITWGFVAERLARHFDVHVLDFRGRGLSFSAPGMVASLDAMAADVLDLLNVLQWSSVTVLGHSMGARVAIRAAARDPGRMARLLLVDPPVSGPGRRPYPVPLAWYVDSIQMALKGITAEELRPYAPTWTDDQLRLRAEWLHTCDPDAIVQAHAGFHEDDIHADLPQLKTPGLLMAAGRGGVMLPEDLAEIGSLAPGLSQCTASNAGHMIPWDDEEDFYRLLGDYLKLDLR is encoded by the coding sequence ATGAGTTCCTTTCTTCTTGGCTATCACGTCCGTGCGAACGGGGTGCGGCTGCATCTTCTGCGCTATGGAGGGCAGGGTCCTCGCCTGCTGCTGTTGCCCGGCATCACGAGTCCCGCCATCACCTGGGGCTTCGTCGCAGAGCGGTTGGCTCGCCATTTCGATGTTCATGTGCTTGATTTCCGGGGGCGAGGCCTGTCCTTCAGCGCGCCGGGCATGGTCGCGAGCCTCGATGCCATGGCGGCTGATGTGCTGGACCTGCTGAACGTGCTGCAGTGGTCGTCGGTGACGGTGCTGGGCCACTCGATGGGTGCCCGCGTGGCGATTCGAGCCGCTGCGCGCGATCCGGGACGGATGGCGAGGCTGCTGCTCGTCGATCCGCCAGTGTCCGGCCCGGGCCGGCGTCCTTATCCGGTTCCGCTGGCCTGGTATGTCGATTCCATCCAGATGGCGCTCAAGGGCATCACGGCCGAAGAGCTTCGCCCCTATGCACCCACGTGGACGGACGACCAATTGCGCCTCAGGGCCGAATGGCTCCATACCTGCGACCCGGATGCCATCGTCCAGGCGCACGCCGGCTTCCACGAGGACGACATCCACGCCGATCTCCCCCAATTAAAGACGCCCGGGCTTCTGATGGCGGCAGGCCGCGGAGGGGTGATGCTGCCGGAGGACCTTGCCGAGATCGGGTCTCTTGCGCCCGGGTTGTCGCAATGCACGGCGTCGAACGCCGGGCACATGATCCCGTGGGATGACGAAGAAGATTTCTATCGCTTGCTCGGCGATTACCTGAAGCTCGATCTGCGTTAG
- a CDS encoding xanthine dehydrogenase family Fe-S subunit, producing MIPIAIQVNGRGFSRHAEPRTHLGDFLRDELRLTGTHLGCEHGVCGACTVLVNGQPTRSCITFAVACEGQEVTTIEGYDDDAVMQRLRPAFTRHHALQCGFCTPGMLTTARDIVLRLPQADEARVRLELSGNLCRCTGYQGIVDAILDVLQQQRDTPDAQVEKLRHALSAPRTIAPRPATAPSQAQPLAVAAARQAAAESAASAEMAEVDPAAMAKAKAKGNAIEVHFDVPYPEDQVWKFMGDLPAVASCLPGATIDSYEGERVKGTIAIKFGPMSAAFAGAARLERDDAARRAVLRGAGQDSLSKSRTQGDITYRLEALTADSTRVHVDMIYALQGPLAQFSRSGLVKDFVRRMVADFGKQITRRLGGQTVVTDEPQPTVSVAGMMWSVLWNRFRGWFGKPPRASE from the coding sequence TTGATCCCCATCGCTATTCAGGTCAATGGCCGCGGCTTCAGCCGGCACGCGGAACCACGGACGCATCTTGGTGACTTCCTGCGCGACGAACTGCGCCTGACAGGTACCCATCTTGGCTGCGAGCATGGCGTTTGCGGCGCATGCACGGTGCTCGTCAACGGCCAGCCGACGCGCTCATGCATCACCTTCGCCGTGGCGTGCGAGGGCCAGGAAGTCACCACCATCGAAGGCTACGACGATGATGCGGTGATGCAGCGGCTGCGCCCGGCGTTCACGCGGCATCACGCGCTGCAGTGCGGCTTCTGCACACCCGGAATGCTTACCACGGCGCGCGACATCGTCCTGCGTCTGCCCCAGGCCGACGAAGCGCGCGTGCGCCTCGAACTCTCCGGCAACCTGTGCCGTTGCACCGGCTACCAGGGCATCGTGGACGCCATTCTCGATGTGCTGCAGCAGCAGCGCGACACCCCGGACGCACAAGTCGAAAAGCTGCGGCATGCACTGAGTGCCCCGCGAACTATTGCACCGCGCCCGGCCACGGCGCCGAGCCAGGCGCAGCCGCTCGCGGTTGCCGCCGCCAGGCAGGCCGCGGCGGAATCTGCGGCGTCCGCGGAGATGGCAGAGGTCGATCCCGCCGCGATGGCCAAGGCCAAGGCCAAGGGCAACGCCATCGAAGTGCATTTCGACGTGCCTTATCCGGAAGACCAGGTGTGGAAGTTCATGGGAGACCTGCCTGCGGTGGCCTCTTGCCTGCCCGGTGCGACCATCGACTCATACGAAGGAGAGCGTGTCAAGGGCACCATCGCGATCAAGTTCGGTCCGATGTCGGCGGCATTCGCAGGCGCTGCGCGGCTGGAGCGCGACGACGCCGCGAGGCGCGCGGTCCTGCGCGGTGCCGGCCAGGACAGCCTGAGCAAGTCACGCACCCAGGGCGACATCACCTATCGGCTGGAAGCCCTGACGGCCGACAGCACCCGTGTGCACGTAGACATGATCTATGCGCTGCAGGGTCCACTCGCGCAGTTCTCGCGCTCCGGACTCGTGAAGGACTTCGTGCGACGCATGGTCGCAGACTTCGGAAAGCAGATCACGCGAAGGCTGGGCGGCCAAACGGTTGTGACCGACGAGCCGCAACCCACGGTGTCTGTCGCCGGGATGATGTGGAGCGTGCTCTGGAACCGCTTCCGCGGCTGGTTCGGCAAGCCGCCGAGGGCGTCCGAATGA
- a CDS encoding FAD binding domain-containing protein — translation MKAAKFEYTRVLGVDEAIEVLAKGDGMAKAMSGSQSFGPMLNLRLARPAQVVDIAGIAALRAVSRNGEWIEIGAAVTHAEIEDGVHPPLAAHPMRQVAAGIAYRAIRSRGTVGGSLAHADPAADWVVTLAALGARIVLRSPRGERTIEADGVMLGAYTTVLESDELIVAVHVPCETPATRWGYHKVCRKPGEFAEASAAVYFDVSRNRARVVLGAADGPPILLNEFAAEVASKGAQAAERDKVGAAVGRALPDRDGIDRKLFTACVERALAQSGVFSNHKPAE, via the coding sequence ATGAAGGCCGCGAAATTTGAGTACACGCGAGTGCTCGGCGTGGATGAGGCAATCGAGGTGCTGGCCAAGGGCGACGGCATGGCAAAGGCGATGAGTGGGAGCCAGTCCTTCGGCCCGATGCTCAATTTGAGACTTGCGCGACCGGCGCAGGTGGTTGACATCGCCGGCATCGCAGCGTTGCGCGCAGTCAGTCGCAATGGCGAGTGGATCGAGATCGGTGCGGCAGTCACACATGCCGAGATCGAAGATGGCGTGCACCCGCCGCTGGCGGCGCATCCCATGCGTCAGGTCGCGGCCGGTATCGCCTACCGGGCGATCCGCAGCCGCGGCACTGTCGGAGGTAGCCTGGCGCATGCAGATCCTGCCGCGGACTGGGTGGTCACGCTCGCCGCGCTCGGTGCACGCATCGTGCTCAGGTCGCCGCGCGGCGAACGCACGATCGAGGCGGATGGCGTGATGCTCGGAGCCTATACGACTGTGCTCGAGTCCGATGAGTTGATCGTGGCCGTCCACGTGCCGTGCGAGACGCCGGCCACGCGCTGGGGTTATCACAAGGTCTGCCGCAAGCCTGGCGAATTTGCCGAGGCCAGCGCCGCGGTGTATTTCGATGTTTCGCGCAACCGTGCGCGCGTGGTGCTGGGGGCGGCTGACGGGCCGCCGATCCTGTTGAACGAATTCGCGGCGGAAGTTGCAAGCAAGGGCGCGCAAGCCGCAGAGCGCGACAAGGTGGGCGCGGCCGTAGGCCGGGCGCTGCCTGATCGCGACGGCATCGACCGAAAGCTCTTCACGGCCTGCGTCGAGCGCGCCCTAGCGCAGTCGGGTGTTTTTTCCAACCACAAGCCAGCGGAGTAA